A part of Gossypium hirsutum isolate 1008001.06 chromosome A07, Gossypium_hirsutum_v2.1, whole genome shotgun sequence genomic DNA contains:
- the LOC107955705 gene encoding protein JASON isoform X2, which yields MVCDFLNRDSGLGIISRSVVRFLDLTVCRAMGCFFHCFGVRTDRSRPHLVASCSKSTERTVSRNRLSSLFVDEEKGDSPSNDLESPQINKGLKDEAKFLKSCGTIPETPVEIRKASHKLKQSPPCGGDSETSKYRSWLPNTSIDKLQLDKKSDQPPTPSKLFEVLGRSDSPDNTPSSCISNAANTGMSSICSTEGSEATTADKTAKTGIFSTSAYERNKSVRFECESDASSKSENIGQNPEKLEALGYQSASKYSPNPTPLKLSDEMQTPGTVFPSNVGIFANGKTRIRSEYVHLVLNPVGNASPLNAMKKEPLSSKEMFNEQEESPERLENGTPKLGVKQASLGKDSEDEGSLSAWLKPKQITIDDPDKNIHVTSSKTPQFNRTPGDRPIIGMVAAHWNEDESSRISPKWWDGNGIPNSTNKYKEDQKVSWHATPFEERLEKALSEESLISQRKPVDRTLMSLDEIDESDTALSQLRPSSHAKSVVSF from the exons ATGGTATGCGATTTTTTGAATCGAGACTCAGGGTTAGGGATAATCTCGAGATCAGTGGTGAGGTTTCTTGATTTGACGGTGTGCAGAGCCATGGGATGTTTCTTCCACTGTTTCGGCGTCAGAACCGATCGTTCCCGCCCTCACCTCGTCGCTTCCTGTTCCAAATCCAct GAACGTACTGTTTCTCGAAATCGATTATCGTCTCTCTTTGTTGACGAAG AGAAAGGAGATTCTCCATCCAACGATTTGGAGTCTCCACAAATTAATAAAGGTCTCAAGGATGAG GCAAAGTTCCTTAAATCTTGTGGCACAATACCAGAGACTCCGGTTGAAATTCGCAAAGCATCTCACAAGCTTAAACAGTCCCCTCCTTGTGGTGGAGATTCAGAGACTTCGAAGTATCGTTCTTGGCTTCCAAACACATCCATTGATAAGCTTCAGTTGGATAAGAAATCAGACCAGCCACCTACTCCAAGTAAACTTTTCGAGGTGTTGGGGAGGTCAGATTCTCCGGATAATACACCTAGCAG TTGTATATCGAATGCAGCAAACACTGGGATGTCCTCCATTTGTTCTACTGAAGGTAGTGAGGCGACGACTGCTGATAAAACAGCCAAGACTGGTATCTTTTCAACTTCAGCTTATGAAAGGAACAAGTCTGTGCGATTTGAATGTGAATCTGATGCTTCTTCTAAATCTGAAAATATTGGTCAAAATCCGGAGAAACTTGAAGCACTAGGTTACCAAAGTGCATCAAAGTACTCGCCAAACCCAACCCCGTTAAAGCTTTCTGATGAAATGCAAACCCCAGGAACTGTTTTCCCCTCAAACGTGGGAATCTTTGCAAATGGGAAGACTCGGATCCGGTCTGAATACGTTCATTTAGTTTTGAATCCGGTTGGGAATGCCTCTCCGTTAAATGCAATGAAGAAAGAGCCATTGAGCTCCAAAGAGATGTTTAATGAGCAGGAAGAATCTCCTGAACGATTAGAAAATGGCACCCCCAAGCTAGGAGTAAAACAAGCTTCACTTGGTAAAGATTCAGAGGATGAAGGAAGCTTGTCTGCTTGGCTGAAGCCAAAACAGATTACCATAGATGATCCTGATAAGAATATTCATGTTACGTCCAGCAAAACCCCTCAATTTAATAGAACCCCAGGGGATAGACCCATCATTGGTATGGTGGCTGCTCACTGGAACGAAGATGAGTCTTCCCGCATCTCACCCAAGTGGTGGGATGGGAATGGAATCCCAAATTCAACTAATAAATACAAGGAG GATCAGAAAGTGAGTTGGCATGCAACCCCATTTGAAGAGAGGCTGGAAAAGGCTTTATCGGAGGAGAGTCTTATCTCTCAGAG GAAGCCTGTTGACCGAACACTCATGTCTCTTGACGAGATTGATGAAAGCGACACAGCACTGTCTCAGCTGCGACCTTCCTCACATGCCAAGTCAGTTGTTTCGTTCTGA
- the LOC107955705 gene encoding protein JASON isoform X1: MVCDFLNRDSGLGIISRSVVRFLDLTVCRAMGCFFHCFGVRTDRSRPHLVASCSKSTERTVSRNRLSSLFVDEEKGDSPSNDLESPQINKGLKDEAKFLKSCGTIPETPVEIRKASHKLKQSPPCGGDSETSKYRSWLPNTSIDKLQLDKKSDQPPTPSKLFEVLGSCISNAANTGMSSICSTEGSEATTADKTAKTGIFSTSAYERNKSVRFECESDASSKSENIGQNPEKLEALGYQSASKYSPNPTPLKLSDEMQTPGTVFPSNVGIFANGKTRIRSEYVHLVLNPVGNASPLNAMKKEPLSSKEMFNEQEESPERLENGTPKLGVKQASLGKDSEDEGSLSAWLKPKQITIDDPDKNIHVTSSKTPQFNRTPGDRPIIGMVAAHWNEDESSRISPKWWDGNGIPNSTNKYKEDQKVSWHATPFEERLEKALSEESLISQRKPVDRTLMSLDEIDESDTALSQLRPSSHAKSVVSF; this comes from the exons ATGGTATGCGATTTTTTGAATCGAGACTCAGGGTTAGGGATAATCTCGAGATCAGTGGTGAGGTTTCTTGATTTGACGGTGTGCAGAGCCATGGGATGTTTCTTCCACTGTTTCGGCGTCAGAACCGATCGTTCCCGCCCTCACCTCGTCGCTTCCTGTTCCAAATCCAct GAACGTACTGTTTCTCGAAATCGATTATCGTCTCTCTTTGTTGACGAAG AGAAAGGAGATTCTCCATCCAACGATTTGGAGTCTCCACAAATTAATAAAGGTCTCAAGGATGAG GCAAAGTTCCTTAAATCTTGTGGCACAATACCAGAGACTCCGGTTGAAATTCGCAAAGCATCTCACAAGCTTAAACAGTCCCCTCCTTGTGGTGGAGATTCAGAGACTTCGAAGTATCGTTCTTGGCTTCCAAACACATCCATTGATAAGCTTCAGTTGGATAAGAAATCAGACCAGCCACCTACTCCAAGTAAACTTTTCGAGGTGTTGGGGAG TTGTATATCGAATGCAGCAAACACTGGGATGTCCTCCATTTGTTCTACTGAAGGTAGTGAGGCGACGACTGCTGATAAAACAGCCAAGACTGGTATCTTTTCAACTTCAGCTTATGAAAGGAACAAGTCTGTGCGATTTGAATGTGAATCTGATGCTTCTTCTAAATCTGAAAATATTGGTCAAAATCCGGAGAAACTTGAAGCACTAGGTTACCAAAGTGCATCAAAGTACTCGCCAAACCCAACCCCGTTAAAGCTTTCTGATGAAATGCAAACCCCAGGAACTGTTTTCCCCTCAAACGTGGGAATCTTTGCAAATGGGAAGACTCGGATCCGGTCTGAATACGTTCATTTAGTTTTGAATCCGGTTGGGAATGCCTCTCCGTTAAATGCAATGAAGAAAGAGCCATTGAGCTCCAAAGAGATGTTTAATGAGCAGGAAGAATCTCCTGAACGATTAGAAAATGGCACCCCCAAGCTAGGAGTAAAACAAGCTTCACTTGGTAAAGATTCAGAGGATGAAGGAAGCTTGTCTGCTTGGCTGAAGCCAAAACAGATTACCATAGATGATCCTGATAAGAATATTCATGTTACGTCCAGCAAAACCCCTCAATTTAATAGAACCCCAGGGGATAGACCCATCATTGGTATGGTGGCTGCTCACTGGAACGAAGATGAGTCTTCCCGCATCTCACCCAAGTGGTGGGATGGGAATGGAATCCCAAATTCAACTAATAAATACAAGGAG GATCAGAAAGTGAGTTGGCATGCAACCCCATTTGAAGAGAGGCTGGAAAAGGCTTTATCGGAGGAGAGTCTTATCTCTCAGAG GAAGCCTGTTGACCGAACACTCATGTCTCTTGACGAGATTGATGAAAGCGACACAGCACTGTCTCAGCTGCGACCTTCCTCACATGCCAAGTCAGTTGTTTCGTTCTGA